Proteins from one Telopea speciosissima isolate NSW1024214 ecotype Mountain lineage chromosome 1, Tspe_v1, whole genome shotgun sequence genomic window:
- the LOC122652484 gene encoding cleavage stimulating factor 64-like isoform X3, producing the protein MANSQHRCVFVGNIPYDATEEQLIQICEEVGPVVSFRLVIDRETGKPKGYGFCEYKDEETALSARRNLQGYEINGRQLRVDFAENDKGADRNREQGRGGPGLSSNVDAQKHLGGPAILGDSALHQPIGLPLAVTAASVMAGALGDVQTGSTFSKQNGLQSQPGLGNDPLTHYLAKMSRNQLSEIMSVIKVMATQNKELARQLLLASPQLPKALFQAQIILGMVTPQVLQMPNIRQAPGSLSQPQSQDGMQGQQSGLLPPFPGQMPLTQNNMQAGLMSRLQEGQMSAVPQSASVNIQSSLPFPQLPVQPRFQHPQQAQSQAQGQVLVQSSIPGQSGVSTVLSIRPQPYSGLSVRPQTSALATSSALKQQVQPPLLQPPRPIGTVNSGHNSQLLNPNAALQHPSLLPRPSLSQPSFQPGSSMLPGGPETVHRDAERSSQATDDGPWAPRSNNYSNLPSGFPEQTSMVSNSSEGMNRPSKLARLEGGKRVSHGLVNLSTSTTGSLAANQASRTDGVQQSEKQVSPLPPEVESALLQQVMSLTPEQLSSLPPEQQQQVIQLQQMLR; encoded by the exons ATTAGTTATTGATAGAGAAACTGGGAAACCAAAAGGTTATGGGTTCTGTGAGTACAAAGATGAAGAAACAGCTCTAAGTGCTCGTCGCAATCTTCAGGGCTATGAGATCAATGGCCGCCAGTTACGGGTTGACTTTGCTGAAAATGATAAAGGTGCTGACAGAAACCGTGAACAG GGCCGTGGTGGACCTGGGTTGTCTTCAAATGTTG ATGCTCAAAAACACTTAGGTGGCCCTGCAATTCTTGGAGATTCTGCTCTTCATCAGCCAATTGGTCTCCCATTGGCTGTCACTGCTGCATCAGTCATGGCTGGAGCTTTGGGTGATGTTCAGACTGGTAGCACGTTCTCAAAGCAAAATGGTCTGCAAAGTCAGCCCGGTTTGGGCAATGATCCTTTAACCCATTACTTGGCTAAAATGTCTCGGAACCAATTGTCTGAGATAATGTCAGTGATTAAG GTAATGGCTACACAAAACAAGGAACTAGCCCGCCAACTGCTGCTAGCAAGTCCGCAGCTGCCAAAAGCTCTTTTCCAG GCGCAGATTATTCTAGGAATGGTGACACCGCAAGTG TTGCAGATGCCAAATATTCGGCAGGCACCTGGTTCACTATCGCAGCCTCAATCTCAAGATGGGATGCAGGGTCAGCAGTCTGGTTTACTTCCTCCTTTCCCTGGACAAATGCCTCTCACGCAGAATAATATGCAGGCTGGGTTGATGTCCAGATTACAAGAAGGTCAAATGTCTGCTGTTCCTCAAAGTGCTTCAGTTAACATTCAGTCTTCACTTCCATTTCCACAACTTCCTGTTCAGCCTCGATTTCAGCATCCACAGCAAGCACAAAGTCAAGCACAAGGTCAAGTTCTAGTACAGTCGTCAATTCCAGGGCAGTCTGGAGTTTCAACAGTTTTATCCATACGGCCTCAACCTTACTCTGGTTTGTCTGTTCGACCACAAACTTCAGCTTTGGCAACCTCTTCTGCTTTGAAGCAGCAAGTTCAACCCCCTCTGCTACAGCCTCCTAGACCAATTGGTACTGTGAACTCAGGGCATAATTCTCAGTTGCTTAACCCAAATGCAGCTCTTCAACATCCTTCACTTTTGCCTCGGCCTTCGCTATCCCAGCCAAGCTTTCAG CCTGGCTCATCAATGTTGCCAGGTGGACCAGAGACAGTTCACAGAGATGCTGAAAGATCTTCTCAGGCTACTGATGATGGACCCTGGGCCCCTAGGAGTAACAACTATTCGAATTTGCCTTCAGGGTTTCCTGAACAAACAAGCATGGTTAGTAATTCTTCAGAGGGGATGAATCGCCCTTCTAAGCTAGCAAGGTTGGAAGGTGGAAAGAGAGTTTCTCATGGCCTGGTGAATCTGAGCACTTCTACAACTGGATCATTGGCTGCAAACCAAGCTTCTCGTACTGATGGAGTGCAACAATCTGAGAAACAAGTTTCTCCG CTTCCACCTGAGGTAGAGTCCGCCCTACTGCAGCAAGTGATGAGCCTCACACCAGAGCAGTTGAGCTCATTGCCTCCAGAGCAGCAGCAACAAGtgattcaactccaacagatgCTCCGGTGA
- the LOC122652484 gene encoding cleavage stimulating factor 64-like isoform X5 has translation MANSQHRCVFVGNIPYDATEEQLIQICEEVGPVVSFRLVIDRETGKPKGYGFCEYKDEETALSARRNLQGYEINGRQLRVDFAENDKGADRNREQGRGGPGLSSNVDAQKHLGGPAILGDSALHQPIGLPLAVTAASVMAGALGDVQTGSTFSKQNGLQSQPGLGNDPLTHYLAKMSRNQLSEIMSVIKVMATQNKELARQLLLASPQLPKALFQAQIILGMVTPQVLQMPNIRQAPGSLSQPQSQDGMQGQQSGLLPPFPGQMPLTQNNMQAGLMSRLQEGQMSAVPQSASVNIQSSLPFPQLPVQPRFQHPQQAQSQAQGQVLVQSSIPGQSGVSTVLSIRPQPYSGLSVRPQTSALATSSALKQQVQPPLLQPPRPIGTVNSGHNSQLLNPNAALQHPSLLPRPSLSQPSFQVDQRQFTEMLKDLLRLLMMDPGPLGVTTIRICLQGFLNKQAWLVILQRG, from the exons ATTAGTTATTGATAGAGAAACTGGGAAACCAAAAGGTTATGGGTTCTGTGAGTACAAAGATGAAGAAACAGCTCTAAGTGCTCGTCGCAATCTTCAGGGCTATGAGATCAATGGCCGCCAGTTACGGGTTGACTTTGCTGAAAATGATAAAGGTGCTGACAGAAACCGTGAACAG GGCCGTGGTGGACCTGGGTTGTCTTCAAATGTTG ATGCTCAAAAACACTTAGGTGGCCCTGCAATTCTTGGAGATTCTGCTCTTCATCAGCCAATTGGTCTCCCATTGGCTGTCACTGCTGCATCAGTCATGGCTGGAGCTTTGGGTGATGTTCAGACTGGTAGCACGTTCTCAAAGCAAAATGGTCTGCAAAGTCAGCCCGGTTTGGGCAATGATCCTTTAACCCATTACTTGGCTAAAATGTCTCGGAACCAATTGTCTGAGATAATGTCAGTGATTAAG GTAATGGCTACACAAAACAAGGAACTAGCCCGCCAACTGCTGCTAGCAAGTCCGCAGCTGCCAAAAGCTCTTTTCCAG GCGCAGATTATTCTAGGAATGGTGACACCGCAAGTG TTGCAGATGCCAAATATTCGGCAGGCACCTGGTTCACTATCGCAGCCTCAATCTCAAGATGGGATGCAGGGTCAGCAGTCTGGTTTACTTCCTCCTTTCCCTGGACAAATGCCTCTCACGCAGAATAATATGCAGGCTGGGTTGATGTCCAGATTACAAGAAGGTCAAATGTCTGCTGTTCCTCAAAGTGCTTCAGTTAACATTCAGTCTTCACTTCCATTTCCACAACTTCCTGTTCAGCCTCGATTTCAGCATCCACAGCAAGCACAAAGTCAAGCACAAGGTCAAGTTCTAGTACAGTCGTCAATTCCAGGGCAGTCTGGAGTTTCAACAGTTTTATCCATACGGCCTCAACCTTACTCTGGTTTGTCTGTTCGACCACAAACTTCAGCTTTGGCAACCTCTTCTGCTTTGAAGCAGCAAGTTCAACCCCCTCTGCTACAGCCTCCTAGACCAATTGGTACTGTGAACTCAGGGCATAATTCTCAGTTGCTTAACCCAAATGCAGCTCTTCAACATCCTTCACTTTTGCCTCGGCCTTCGCTATCCCAGCCAAGCTTTCAG GTGGACCAGAGACAGTTCACAGAGATGCTGAAAGATCTTCTCAGGCTACTGATGATGGACCCTGGGCCCCTAGGAGTAACAACTATTCGAATTTGCCTTCAGGGTTTCCTGAACAAACAAGCATGGTTAGTAATTCTTCAGAGGGGATGA
- the LOC122652484 gene encoding cleavage stimulating factor 64-like isoform X1, with product MANSQHRCVFVGNIPYDATEEQLIQICEEVGPVVSFRLVIDRETGKPKGYGFCEYKDEETALSARRNLQGYEINGRQLRVDFAENDKGADRNREQGRGGPGLSSNVDAQKHLGGPAILGDSALHQPIGLPLAVTAASVMAGALGDVQTGSTFSKQNGLQSQPGLGNDPLTHYLAKMSRNQLSEIMSVIKVMATQNKELARQLLLASPQLPKALFQAQIILGMVTPQVLQMPNIRQAPGSLSQPQSQDGMQGQQSGLLPPFPGQMPLTQNNMQAGLMSRLQEGQMSAVPQSASVNIQSSLPFPQLPVQPRFQHPQQAQSQAQGQVLVQSSIPGQSGVSTVLSIRPQPYSGLSVRPQTSALATSSALKQQVQPPLLQPPRPIGTVNSGHNSQLLNPNAALQHPSLLPRPSLSQPSFQPGSSMLPGGPETVHRDAERSSQATDDGPWAPRSNNYSNLPSGFPEQTSMVSNSSEGMNRPSKLARLEGGKRVSHGLVNLSTSTTGSLAANQASRTDGVQQSEKQVPLQLQLPPEVESALLQQVMSLTPEQLSSLPPEQQQQVIQLQQMLR from the exons ATTAGTTATTGATAGAGAAACTGGGAAACCAAAAGGTTATGGGTTCTGTGAGTACAAAGATGAAGAAACAGCTCTAAGTGCTCGTCGCAATCTTCAGGGCTATGAGATCAATGGCCGCCAGTTACGGGTTGACTTTGCTGAAAATGATAAAGGTGCTGACAGAAACCGTGAACAG GGCCGTGGTGGACCTGGGTTGTCTTCAAATGTTG ATGCTCAAAAACACTTAGGTGGCCCTGCAATTCTTGGAGATTCTGCTCTTCATCAGCCAATTGGTCTCCCATTGGCTGTCACTGCTGCATCAGTCATGGCTGGAGCTTTGGGTGATGTTCAGACTGGTAGCACGTTCTCAAAGCAAAATGGTCTGCAAAGTCAGCCCGGTTTGGGCAATGATCCTTTAACCCATTACTTGGCTAAAATGTCTCGGAACCAATTGTCTGAGATAATGTCAGTGATTAAG GTAATGGCTACACAAAACAAGGAACTAGCCCGCCAACTGCTGCTAGCAAGTCCGCAGCTGCCAAAAGCTCTTTTCCAG GCGCAGATTATTCTAGGAATGGTGACACCGCAAGTG TTGCAGATGCCAAATATTCGGCAGGCACCTGGTTCACTATCGCAGCCTCAATCTCAAGATGGGATGCAGGGTCAGCAGTCTGGTTTACTTCCTCCTTTCCCTGGACAAATGCCTCTCACGCAGAATAATATGCAGGCTGGGTTGATGTCCAGATTACAAGAAGGTCAAATGTCTGCTGTTCCTCAAAGTGCTTCAGTTAACATTCAGTCTTCACTTCCATTTCCACAACTTCCTGTTCAGCCTCGATTTCAGCATCCACAGCAAGCACAAAGTCAAGCACAAGGTCAAGTTCTAGTACAGTCGTCAATTCCAGGGCAGTCTGGAGTTTCAACAGTTTTATCCATACGGCCTCAACCTTACTCTGGTTTGTCTGTTCGACCACAAACTTCAGCTTTGGCAACCTCTTCTGCTTTGAAGCAGCAAGTTCAACCCCCTCTGCTACAGCCTCCTAGACCAATTGGTACTGTGAACTCAGGGCATAATTCTCAGTTGCTTAACCCAAATGCAGCTCTTCAACATCCTTCACTTTTGCCTCGGCCTTCGCTATCCCAGCCAAGCTTTCAG CCTGGCTCATCAATGTTGCCAGGTGGACCAGAGACAGTTCACAGAGATGCTGAAAGATCTTCTCAGGCTACTGATGATGGACCCTGGGCCCCTAGGAGTAACAACTATTCGAATTTGCCTTCAGGGTTTCCTGAACAAACAAGCATGGTTAGTAATTCTTCAGAGGGGATGAATCGCCCTTCTAAGCTAGCAAGGTTGGAAGGTGGAAAGAGAGTTTCTCATGGCCTGGTGAATCTGAGCACTTCTACAACTGGATCATTGGCTGCAAACCAAGCTTCTCGTACTGATGGAGTGCAACAATCTGAGAAACAAGTT cctctgCAGTTGCAGCTTCCACCTGAGGTAGAGTCCGCCCTACTGCAGCAAGTGATGAGCCTCACACCAGAGCAGTTGAGCTCATTGCCTCCAGAGCAGCAGCAACAAGtgattcaactccaacagatgCTCCGGTGA
- the LOC122652484 gene encoding cleavage stimulating factor 64-like isoform X2 codes for MANSQHRCVFVGNIPYDATEEQLIQICEEVGPVVSFRLVIDRETGKPKGYGFCEYKDEETALSARRNLQGYEINGRQLRVDFAENDKGADRNREQGRGGPGLSSNVDAQKHLGGPAILGDSALHQPIGLPLAVTAASVMAGALGDVQTGSTFSKQNGLQSQPGLGNDPLTHYLAKMSRNQLSEIMSVIKVMATQNKELARQLLLASPQLPKALFQAQIILGMVTPQVLQMPNIRQAPGSLSQPQSQDGMQGQQSGLLPPFPGQMPLTQNNMQAGLMSRLQEGQMSAVPQSASVNIQSSLPFPQLPVQPRFQHPQQAQSQAQGQVLVQSSIPGQSGVSTVLSIRPQPYSGLSVRPQTSALATSSALKQQVQPPLLQPPRPIGTVNSGHNSQLLNPNAALQHPSLLPRPSLSQPSFQPGSSMLPGGPETVHRDAERSSQATDDGPWAPRSNNYSNLPSGFPEQTSMVSNSSEGMNRPSKLARLEGGKRVSHGLVNLSTSTTGSLAANQASRTDGVQQSEKQVSPLQLPPEVESALLQQVMSLTPEQLSSLPPEQQQQVIQLQQMLR; via the exons ATTAGTTATTGATAGAGAAACTGGGAAACCAAAAGGTTATGGGTTCTGTGAGTACAAAGATGAAGAAACAGCTCTAAGTGCTCGTCGCAATCTTCAGGGCTATGAGATCAATGGCCGCCAGTTACGGGTTGACTTTGCTGAAAATGATAAAGGTGCTGACAGAAACCGTGAACAG GGCCGTGGTGGACCTGGGTTGTCTTCAAATGTTG ATGCTCAAAAACACTTAGGTGGCCCTGCAATTCTTGGAGATTCTGCTCTTCATCAGCCAATTGGTCTCCCATTGGCTGTCACTGCTGCATCAGTCATGGCTGGAGCTTTGGGTGATGTTCAGACTGGTAGCACGTTCTCAAAGCAAAATGGTCTGCAAAGTCAGCCCGGTTTGGGCAATGATCCTTTAACCCATTACTTGGCTAAAATGTCTCGGAACCAATTGTCTGAGATAATGTCAGTGATTAAG GTAATGGCTACACAAAACAAGGAACTAGCCCGCCAACTGCTGCTAGCAAGTCCGCAGCTGCCAAAAGCTCTTTTCCAG GCGCAGATTATTCTAGGAATGGTGACACCGCAAGTG TTGCAGATGCCAAATATTCGGCAGGCACCTGGTTCACTATCGCAGCCTCAATCTCAAGATGGGATGCAGGGTCAGCAGTCTGGTTTACTTCCTCCTTTCCCTGGACAAATGCCTCTCACGCAGAATAATATGCAGGCTGGGTTGATGTCCAGATTACAAGAAGGTCAAATGTCTGCTGTTCCTCAAAGTGCTTCAGTTAACATTCAGTCTTCACTTCCATTTCCACAACTTCCTGTTCAGCCTCGATTTCAGCATCCACAGCAAGCACAAAGTCAAGCACAAGGTCAAGTTCTAGTACAGTCGTCAATTCCAGGGCAGTCTGGAGTTTCAACAGTTTTATCCATACGGCCTCAACCTTACTCTGGTTTGTCTGTTCGACCACAAACTTCAGCTTTGGCAACCTCTTCTGCTTTGAAGCAGCAAGTTCAACCCCCTCTGCTACAGCCTCCTAGACCAATTGGTACTGTGAACTCAGGGCATAATTCTCAGTTGCTTAACCCAAATGCAGCTCTTCAACATCCTTCACTTTTGCCTCGGCCTTCGCTATCCCAGCCAAGCTTTCAG CCTGGCTCATCAATGTTGCCAGGTGGACCAGAGACAGTTCACAGAGATGCTGAAAGATCTTCTCAGGCTACTGATGATGGACCCTGGGCCCCTAGGAGTAACAACTATTCGAATTTGCCTTCAGGGTTTCCTGAACAAACAAGCATGGTTAGTAATTCTTCAGAGGGGATGAATCGCCCTTCTAAGCTAGCAAGGTTGGAAGGTGGAAAGAGAGTTTCTCATGGCCTGGTGAATCTGAGCACTTCTACAACTGGATCATTGGCTGCAAACCAAGCTTCTCGTACTGATGGAGTGCAACAATCTGAGAAACAAGTTTCTCCG TTGCAGCTTCCACCTGAGGTAGAGTCCGCCCTACTGCAGCAAGTGATGAGCCTCACACCAGAGCAGTTGAGCTCATTGCCTCCAGAGCAGCAGCAACAAGtgattcaactccaacagatgCTCCGGTGA
- the LOC122652484 gene encoding cleavage stimulating factor 64-like isoform X4, with product MANSQHRCVFVGNIPYDATEEQLIQICEEVGPVVSFRLVIDRETGKPKGYGFCEYKDEETALSARRNLQGYEINGRQLRVDFAENDKGADRNREQGRGGPGLSSNVGGPAILGDSALHQPIGLPLAVTAASVMAGALGDVQTGSTFSKQNGLQSQPGLGNDPLTHYLAKMSRNQLSEIMSVIKVMATQNKELARQLLLASPQLPKALFQAQIILGMVTPQVLQMPNIRQAPGSLSQPQSQDGMQGQQSGLLPPFPGQMPLTQNNMQAGLMSRLQEGQMSAVPQSASVNIQSSLPFPQLPVQPRFQHPQQAQSQAQGQVLVQSSIPGQSGVSTVLSIRPQPYSGLSVRPQTSALATSSALKQQVQPPLLQPPRPIGTVNSGHNSQLLNPNAALQHPSLLPRPSLSQPSFQPGSSMLPGGPETVHRDAERSSQATDDGPWAPRSNNYSNLPSGFPEQTSMVSNSSEGMNRPSKLARLEGGKRVSHGLVNLSTSTTGSLAANQASRTDGVQQSEKQVPLQLQLPPEVESALLQQVMSLTPEQLSSLPPEQQQQVIQLQQMLR from the exons ATTAGTTATTGATAGAGAAACTGGGAAACCAAAAGGTTATGGGTTCTGTGAGTACAAAGATGAAGAAACAGCTCTAAGTGCTCGTCGCAATCTTCAGGGCTATGAGATCAATGGCCGCCAGTTACGGGTTGACTTTGCTGAAAATGATAAAGGTGCTGACAGAAACCGTGAACAG GGCCGTGGTGGACCTGGGTTGTCTTCAAATGTTG GTGGCCCTGCAATTCTTGGAGATTCTGCTCTTCATCAGCCAATTGGTCTCCCATTGGCTGTCACTGCTGCATCAGTCATGGCTGGAGCTTTGGGTGATGTTCAGACTGGTAGCACGTTCTCAAAGCAAAATGGTCTGCAAAGTCAGCCCGGTTTGGGCAATGATCCTTTAACCCATTACTTGGCTAAAATGTCTCGGAACCAATTGTCTGAGATAATGTCAGTGATTAAG GTAATGGCTACACAAAACAAGGAACTAGCCCGCCAACTGCTGCTAGCAAGTCCGCAGCTGCCAAAAGCTCTTTTCCAG GCGCAGATTATTCTAGGAATGGTGACACCGCAAGTG TTGCAGATGCCAAATATTCGGCAGGCACCTGGTTCACTATCGCAGCCTCAATCTCAAGATGGGATGCAGGGTCAGCAGTCTGGTTTACTTCCTCCTTTCCCTGGACAAATGCCTCTCACGCAGAATAATATGCAGGCTGGGTTGATGTCCAGATTACAAGAAGGTCAAATGTCTGCTGTTCCTCAAAGTGCTTCAGTTAACATTCAGTCTTCACTTCCATTTCCACAACTTCCTGTTCAGCCTCGATTTCAGCATCCACAGCAAGCACAAAGTCAAGCACAAGGTCAAGTTCTAGTACAGTCGTCAATTCCAGGGCAGTCTGGAGTTTCAACAGTTTTATCCATACGGCCTCAACCTTACTCTGGTTTGTCTGTTCGACCACAAACTTCAGCTTTGGCAACCTCTTCTGCTTTGAAGCAGCAAGTTCAACCCCCTCTGCTACAGCCTCCTAGACCAATTGGTACTGTGAACTCAGGGCATAATTCTCAGTTGCTTAACCCAAATGCAGCTCTTCAACATCCTTCACTTTTGCCTCGGCCTTCGCTATCCCAGCCAAGCTTTCAG CCTGGCTCATCAATGTTGCCAGGTGGACCAGAGACAGTTCACAGAGATGCTGAAAGATCTTCTCAGGCTACTGATGATGGACCCTGGGCCCCTAGGAGTAACAACTATTCGAATTTGCCTTCAGGGTTTCCTGAACAAACAAGCATGGTTAGTAATTCTTCAGAGGGGATGAATCGCCCTTCTAAGCTAGCAAGGTTGGAAGGTGGAAAGAGAGTTTCTCATGGCCTGGTGAATCTGAGCACTTCTACAACTGGATCATTGGCTGCAAACCAAGCTTCTCGTACTGATGGAGTGCAACAATCTGAGAAACAAGTT cctctgCAGTTGCAGCTTCCACCTGAGGTAGAGTCCGCCCTACTGCAGCAAGTGATGAGCCTCACACCAGAGCAGTTGAGCTCATTGCCTCCAGAGCAGCAGCAACAAGtgattcaactccaacagatgCTCCGGTGA